A DNA window from Vespula vulgaris chromosome 18, iyVesVulg1.1, whole genome shotgun sequence contains the following coding sequences:
- the LOC127070333 gene encoding protein capicua homolog isoform X2: MLTAHSEMHEKRGPLGGGQYGAGGGGGTSIEEKCIQEQPPPPPAPPQRDPSDPTISAKKLPKKRKFDPSELEEMDKCSNVTSNVNNMINTRAPNVSIACLVQHSSLTNRQSPQQQEADCYQMSTPSVVVLPPQSTAVDYSLREEPMRARPRPATVAIDLSEWRDHRVLALRDSCYYPGVIRNVIHGEILIEFDGERKLVRYGDVLGAGRYDVIGDASPSIGQVTLDAKVCIRCPTANSHIDALTKVFVKGTVCKILTKPNRFVVKIPREDDQSDSYVVKRADLRLVQPPWWDELEEGLEDIDSNRVEAVDHGYRNSVEASTAVSILQLHHTPHHASHISTHNDTTGYYRTTGTSPLMTLGTPAHSASTALSNGSRPYDELESEDDLDRENITFPSDADAKLSGSSKRSSMQSRGSTSSLVEQRSITPRSQAATPRSQAATPHKYKKGDVVSMPNGITKKFNGKQWRRLCGKEGCFKESQRRGFCSRHLSLKGSCLRGPTNAFPGGKIDGEETSRGSDTSPNYGDRRIAGRFDQDETEAANMLVSLGSSRSATPAFSSPTGQSSISPCINQSPVPPLGLNQNNVFMPISSPAHHAAPLISPSAKWKHSPTQSNFLVQYQQQVIKPEPNRMVRPSRPAPTAPVPASIGTSVIRISPVGRGMPGQNLTLSWSEQSPPPRHPSVVTSIAQQQQGIILQHALTSSNNFSNHSEVPEQNTQLLKPSHSPHMSLSAPPPQNLTLLHKPQEQPVDYAQTAQPQNQPIYVMQHQHEKKYLVIKNNIDISTAGHIGIQDDKYRQGLMNHLAQLPASLQNQCQSSQTPAVSVHIDKLSVLQQTNKIGIHTSAHMDVQRNSAPSTNVVMSAATEVTNPSTPTSVFQHVIVQPGHLIQIPKAQPPREENSKNNGVLYGSHDVPSAYQPHPPSLLNNAVRNWKKAFSWQTTVLDQSEVSPPPSALSPPLSAPPIPISINTSGEDGSAPGADQITPAEEEDDDVFEAEPTTPAEIETNANKRRSQSLSALHSKEPQSPLKTKDRIRRPMNAFMIFSKRHRAVVHQRHPNQDNRTVSKILGEWWYALGPEEKQKYHDLASEVKEAHFKAHPDWKWCSKDRRKSSTTSFKGSDSRGKLNSTGEETDMGPPTEDVPLTPRGTDEVSVPVTTVYTETPTIEIINQTHAPHRILDIPLQIDTTEPESKQDEDANGSDDDQMVICEDPQPEIDLKCKDKLTDSDNDAQEEDIDKKSFNQSQFSPVSGQKRDGVNVKQEITCRPKPIKARIPSTSIETTTKYHHTSIDKGGTVSVLSSTYPYHSPINPTGVSGFQPTGGAFITMPVSPKVIKPEPVKTEQQYSTQYSMSSLVANIHTDNGRNVPKFTAAPVLHSIGTKPMMALLKQQQPLQSLATTAHPLTSAVPSQPPFTLTLLDNNLVAISKPQQGPQYLGPTTPHPRMYCGFNIPISDAGSRNISSQNLISGTKVEAQSVIVSKHYPVSTNSTTSPYRGISHSIARLAESDKNDTQIVSNHAQFYGSNIKSEQDRKDGGNVLLTSSNDKLKQPLTPHTPHTPHSSHINSEHSSNKSYSVDEDPNSDVGSNKGPFMLAPTPAQLGRAPLQRRQLMAMPSTTNTGEHGLSVSQQRSDQSRPQGNSSQSSESMQQQNMSESRTSPSPSTKKGSFFKKNVEDGMDRVLEQVNFQEKFSSLPEFKPEDIQSPSAITINTPGSSGHSTVTSGLHSSNLQASMQGYRKKSQGPHRSNLNEDDIDSDASVSATPKSTSSVKLTGTTFFGPDFNIDAYRLNTDIAGEVEDTSPRTPKTPVGGVGNAVGIGRNENERGHRRMLEQRRHLVMQLFREHGYFPSTHATSTFQAKHSDIFPNKTSLQLKIREVRQKLKANSTPMSANSLVSPLPVSESSPNVTGPLTAPPTSMGAPHSLPVSSSGS; the protein is encoded by the exons ATGCTGACTGCTCATTCTGAGATGCATGAAAAAAGAGGTCCCCTAGGAGGTGGACAATATGGAGCAGGCGGGGGTGGTGGCACTTCgattgaagaaaaatgtattcaaGAACAACCACCCCCGCCTCCTGCTCCTCCACAACGGGATCCATCGGATCCAACAATTAGCGCTAAAAAACTtccaaagaaacgaaaatttgATCCATCGGAACTCGAAGAAATGGATAAATGTAGTAATGTAACAAGCAATgttaataatatgataaatacgCGTGCCCCGAACGTATCTATTGCTTGTTTAGTTCAACATTCAAGTTTGACTAATCGACAGTCTCCGCAACAACAAGAAGCAGACTGTTATCAA atgtCAACACCATCGGTGGTAGTTTTACCTCCTCAGAGTACAGCTGTAGATTATTCTCTGAGAGAAGAACCTATGCGTGCTCGTCCTCGACCTGCTACGGTTGCTATTGATCTCAGTGAGTGGCGTGACCACAGAGTGTTAGCTTTAAGGGATTCATGTTATTATCCAGGTGTTATTCGTAATGTGATTCATGGAGAGATTCTCATAGAATTTGATGGAGAAAGGAAGTTAGTGCGTTATGGTGATGTTCTAGGTGCGGGAAGGTATGATGTGATAGGGGATGCTAGCCCGTCTATAGGGCAAGTGACTTTAGATGCGAAAGTTTGCATTAGATGTCCAACAGCAAATAGTCACATAGACGCATTAACTAAAGTGTTTGTGAAAGGGACAGTGTGCAAGATATTAACAAAGCCTAATCGTTTTGTTGTTAAAATACCAAGAGAAGACGATCAGAGTGATAGTTATGTAGTGAAACGTGCAGATCTGCGTTTGGTGCAACCTCCTTGGTGGGATGAACTAGAAGAGGGACTGGAAGATATCGACTCTAACAGAGTTGAAGCAGTTG ATCATGGATATAGAAATTCTGTGGAAGCTTCAACAGCAGTGTCAATTTTGCAACTCCATCATACTCCTCACCATGCATCTCATATATCTACGCATAATGATACAACTGGTTATTATAGAACAACTGGTACTAGTCCTCTTATGACATTAGGGACTCCTGCACATTCTGCTAGTACAGCATTAAGTAATGGAAGCCGACCGTACGATGAACTTGAGAGTGAAGATGATTTGGATAgggaaaatattacatttcctTCAGATGCAg ATGCAAAATTATCAGGAAGCAGTAAACGAAGCAGTATGCAAAGCAGAGGAAGTACCAGCAGTTTAGTCGAGCAACGCAGTATAACACCGCGTTCTCAGGCAGCCACACCCAG ATCTCAGGCGGCTACGCCACATAAGTATAAAAAGGGTGATGTAGTGTCTATGCCCAACGGAATTACGAAAAAATTCAATGGGAAGCAATGGCGTAGACTTTGTGGTAAAGAAGGATGTTTTAAAGAAAGTCAAAGGAGAGGATTCTGTTCCCGACATCTCAGTTTGAAAGGATCTTGTCTTAGAGGCCCGACAAATGCGTTTCCTGG TGGAAAAATTGACGGAGAAGAAACATCAAGAGGTTCTGATACTTCTCCAAACTATGGAGATAGAAGAATCGCAGGGCGCTTTGATCAGGATGAGACTGAAGCTGCTAACATGCTTG tGTCTTTAGGAAGCTCTAGATCAGCCACACCAGCCTTTTCATCGCCAACGGGTCAATCTTCCATATCACCGTGTATAAATCAGTCTCCAGTACCACCGTTAGGCCTTAACcaaaataatgtatttatgcCTATTTCGAGTCCTGCACATCACGCAGCTCCCTTAATCTCGCCTAGCGCAAAATGGAAACATTCTCCTACGCAATCGAATTTTTTGGTTCAATATCAGCAGCAAGTAATTAAACCTGAACCAAATCGAATGGTTAGACCAAGTCGACCAGCTCCTACTGCTCCTGTCCCTGCAAGTATAGGGACGAGTGTAATAAGAATCTCTCCAGTGGGTCGCGGAATGCCCGGGCAAAATTTAACTTTGTCGTGGTCAGAACAAAGCCCACCACCAAGACATCCATCAGTCGTAACGTCTATAGCTCAACAACAACAAGGAATTATATTGCAGCATGCATTGACATCGAGcaacaatttttctaatcattctGAAGTTCCTGAACAGAATACACAACTTCTGAAACCATCGCACTCACCTCATATGTCTTTATCTGCTCCGCCACCGCAAAATTTGACTCTTCTACATAAGCCACAAGAACAACCAGTTGATTATGCACAGACAGCACAGCCACAAAATCAGCCAATTTATGTGATGCAACATCAGCATGAAAAGAAGTAccttgttataaaaaataatatagatatctcTACGGCAGGACATATAGGTATTCAAGATGATAAATATAGACAAGGTTTAATGAATCATTTGGCACAGCTTCCAGCATCGTTACAAAATCAATGTCAATCATCGCAGACTCCTGCTGTGTCCGTCCATATCGATAAACTCTCTGTTTTACAACAA ACTAATAAGATTGGGATACATACATCCGCGCATATGGATGTACAAAGGAATTCAGCACCATCCACGAACGTTGTAATGTCAGCCGCAACAGAAGTTACTAATCCATCAACTCCTACCAGTGTCTTCCAGCATGTAATCGTTCAGCCTGGACATCTAATACAGATCCCGAAAGCTCAACCTCCtagagaagaaaattcaaaaaataatggaGTCCTAT ATGGCAGCCATGATGTTCCTTCCGCATACCAGCCCCATCCCCCATCATTACTGAATAATGCAGTGCGCAACTGGAAAAAAG CTTTCTCCTGGCAAACAACAGTTTTGGATCAATCAGAGGTGAGTCCTCCACCATCTGCTCTCAGTCCACCCTTGAGTGCACCACCGATTCCAATAAGTATCAATACATCCGGCGAGGATGGCTCAGCACCAGGTGCAGATCAAATTACTCCtgccgaagaagaagatgatgatgttTTTGAAGCAGAACCGACAACACCTGCAGAGATTGAAACTAATGCCAATAAAAGACGTAGTCAATCCCTTAGTGCTTTGCATTCCAAGGAGCCACAGAGTCCACTAAAA ACAAAGGATAGAATACGTCGACCGATGAACGcatttatgatattttcgaAACGACATCGCGCAGTTGTGCACCAAAGACATCCGAATCAAGATAATCGCACTGTTTCTAAGATTTTGGGGGAATGGTGGTATGCTCTGGGTCCTGAAGAGAAACAGAAGTATCATGATCTTGCGTCTGAAGTTAAGGAGGCACATTTCAAGGCACATCCAGATTGGAAATGGTGTAGCaaggatagaagaaaatcGTCCACAACGAGCTTTAAGGGTAGCGATTCTAGAGGAAAATTAAATAGTACTGGAGAAGAAACGGATATGGGGCCACCGACGGAAGATGTACCTTTAACGCCAAGAGGAACAGACGAGGTGTCTGTTCCGGTTACAACAGTATACACAGAGACTCCTACTATTGAG ATTATTAATCAGACACATGCACCACATCGTATTTTGGACATACCTTTACAAATTGACACTACCGAACCTGAATCGAAACAAGACGAAGATGCTAATGGATCGGATGATGACCAAATGGTTATTTGCGAAGATCCTCAACCAGAGATAGATTTGAAATGTAAAGATAAATTGACCGATAGTGACAATGATGCACAAGAGGAAGATATAGACAAGAAATCTTTTAATCAATCGCAATTTTCACCTGTTAGTGGGCAAAAAAGAGATGGAGTGAATGTCAAACAGGAGATAACTTGTAGACCTAAACCTATAAAAG CACGAATACCGTCAACAAGTATAGAAACCACAACCAAGTATCACCATACTTCCATTGATAAAGGTGGCACAGTTTCAGTTTTATCGAGCACTTATCCTTACCATAGTCCGATAAATCCAACAGGAGTATCAGGATTTCAACCTACGGGTGGTGCGTTTATAACCATGCCAGTGTCACCGAAAGTTATAAAACCGGAACCAGTGAAAACTGAACAACAATATAGCACTCAATATAGCATGAGTAGTCTTGTGGCGAACATTCATACTGACAATGGAAGAAACGTACCTAAATTTACAGCTGCTCCTGTGCTACATTCG ATTGGAACGAAACCTATGATGGCTCTGTTGAAACAACAGCAGCCGTTGCAGTCTTTAGCCACTACCGCTCATCCCCTTACTTCTGCTGTCCCTTCTCAACCACCGTTCACTCTTACATTGCTTGATAACAATTTGGTGGCTATTTCCAAACCACAGCAGGGACCGCAGTACCTTGGCCCTACGACACCGCATCCCCGGATGTATTGCGGCTTCAATATACCTATTTCTG aTGCTGGAAGCCGCAATATATCTTCGCAGAATTTGATCTCCGGTACCAAGGTTGAAGCACAAAGTGTTATCGTGAGCAAGCATTATCCAGTTTCTACAAATTCTACAACATCGCCTTATAGAGGAATCAGTCATTCTATCGCACGTTTAGCAGAATCTGACAAAAATGATACCCAAATAGTATCGAATCATGCTCAATTTTATG GGAGCAATATAAAAAGTGAGCAAGATAGGAAAGATGGAGGCAACGTTCTTTTAACATCTTCAAACGATAAACTCAAACAACCACTTACGCCGCATACACCGCATACGCCTCATAGCAGTCACATTAATAGTGAACATTCatcaaataaatcatattctGTAGATGAAGATCCAAATAGCGATGTAGGATCAAATAAAGGTCCTTTTATGCTAGCACCGACACCAGCTCAACTTGGAAGAGCACCATTGCAAAGAAGACAATTAATgg CAATGCCCTCCACAACAAACACAGGAGAACATGGGCTTTCGGTGTCTCAACAACGTTCTGACCAAAGTCGACCACAGGGAAACAGTTCTCAATCTTCCGAATCTATGCAACAACAAAATATGTCGGAGTCTCGTACATCTCCATCCCCTTCAACTAAAAAAGGCTCcttctttaaaaagaatgtCGAAGATGGTATGGATAG GGTTCTTGAACAAGTAAATTTTCAAGAGAAATTTTCGTCGTTACCAGAATTTAAGCCGGAAGATATACAGAGCCCAAGTGCAATCACTATAAATACTCCAGGTTCTTCTGGTCATAGCACTGTTACTTCTGGATTACACTCATCAAACTTACAAGCTTCGATGCAAGGTTATCGGAAGAAATCTCAAGGACCTCATAGAAGTAATT taAATGAAGATGATATTGATTCTGACGCGTCAGTGTCCGCTACGCCAAAATCAACTTCGAGTGTCAAATTGACGGGAACTACGTTCTTTGGTCCagattttaatatcgatgCATATAGACTTAATACAGATATAGCAGGGGAAGTAGAAGATACTTCTCCGCGGACTCCAAAAACGCCTGTAGGAGGTGTAGGAAATGCAGTAGGGATTggtagaaatgaaaatgaacgtGGTCATAGGAGAATGTTGGAACAACGGAGACATCTCGTGATGCAATTATTTCGGGAACATGGATATTTCCCTTCAACACATGCTACCTCTACGTTTCAAGCAAAACATTCTGATATATTTCCTAACAAAACGAGTTTACAATTGAAAATTAGAGAGGTcagacaaaaattaaaagctaaTTCAACTCCGATGAGCGCTAACAGTTTAGTTAGCCCGCTGCCTGTTTCTGAATCCTCGCCTAATGTGACTG gACCATTGACTGCTCCTCCTACGTCGATGGGAGCTCCACATTCACTGCCTGTAAGCAGTAGTGGTAGCTAG